A window of the Oryza brachyantha chromosome 5, ObraRS2, whole genome shotgun sequence genome harbors these coding sequences:
- the LOC121054400 gene encoding uncharacterized protein At5g19025-like — protein sequence MADCRSLIEFLRAFEHRRRAPAPSSSDAVACAAGRPRRGSGPRRGRRRLFASLCDHAPMAAVDAVALLAVVSALAFLVTPYVRMAAAEVGELVSGPAAACYAPFAAGAGAAIAAVAGVVAWDCAGHRARRCGKPRCRGLRKAVEFDIQLETEECVRGQEQLLPIPGGRAALLEAAGARPVQLGDAHRELEAELRKMAPPNGRTVLIFRSPCGCPKGRMEVWGAKKVRRIKK from the coding sequence ATGGCGGATTGCCGCAGCCTCATCGAGTTCCTCCGCGCCTtcgagcaccgccgccgcgccccggcCCCCTCCTCCTCAGACGCCGTCGCGTGCGCGGCGGGCCGGCCCCGCCGCGGGTCGGggccgcggcgggggaggcggcggctgttCGCCTCCCTCTGCGACCACGCCCCGATGGCGGCGGTCGACGCGGTGGCGCTGCTGGCCGTCGTCTCCGCGCTGGCGTTCCTCGTGACGCCCTACGtgaggatggcggcggcggaggtcggggagctggtgtccggccccgcggcggcgtgctACGCGCCGTTCGCGGCcggggccggggcggcgatCGCGGCCGTGGCCGGGGTGGTGGCGTGGGACTGCGCGGGCCACCGGGCCCGCCGCTGCGGGAAGCCGCGGTGCCGGGGCCTGCGCAAGGCGGTGGAGTTCGACATCCAGCTCGAGACGGAGGAGTGCGTGCGCGGCCAGGAGCAGCTGCTGCCGATCCCCGGgggccgcgccgcgctgctggAGGCCGCCGGGGCGCGCCCCGTCCAGCTCGGCGACGCGCACCGCGAGCTCGAGGCGGAGCTCAGGAAGATGGCGCCGCCCAACGGCCGCACCGTGCTCATCTTCCGCTCGCCGTGCGGGTGCCCCAAGGGGAGGATGGAGGTCTGGGGCGCTAAGAAGGTGCGCCGGATCAAGAAGTAG
- the LOC102706285 gene encoding myb-related protein 2-like, translated as MYHQHQGRSDLFTTRTSFPMERHLFLHGGNTQGDSGLVLSTDAKPRLKWTPELHQRFVDAVNQLGGAEKATPKTVMRLMGIPGLTLYHLKSHLQKYRLSKNLQGQTNVGTTKNALGGCTDVADRIPGTSALAMASANAIPQAEKTIQIGEALQMQIEVQRQLNEQLEVQRHLQLRIEAQGKYLQAVLEQAQETLGKQNLGPASLEDAKVKISELVSQVSNECLSNAVTEIRESSGIHGLEPRQIQFVESSANNCLSAAEGFIKEHRLQSHGVLKAYDDSTLFCQKRSQDQDSQYSLNRSLSERRTGQLYGGTEYHKAEGNESDTEVLHEYIATQKNGGGSTTSSTSGSKEVNVEKLYLDEPSCKRQAVEYRRESKLLDFEQQSSGKKLDLNTHNIDDNDQGYRHFDLNGFSWS; from the exons CTGACGCTAAACCTAGGTTGAAATGGACACCCGAGTTGCATCAGCGGTTTGTAGATGCAGTCAATCAATTAGGTGGAGCAGAGA AAGCTACTCCAAAAACAGTCATGAGGCTCATGGGCATTCCAGGACTCACCTTATACCATCTGAAAAGCCATCTCCAG AAATACAGGCTCAGTAAGAATCTCCAAGGTCAAACTAATGTTGGGACAACAAAGAACG CCCTTGGAGGATGTACAGATGTAGCTGATAGGATTCCTGGAACAAGTGCATTAGCAATGGCCAGTGCAAATGCCATTCCACAGGCAGAGAA AACTATTCAAATTGGTGAAGCGCTACAGATGCAAATTGAGGTGCAGAGGCAGCTAAACGAACAACTTGAG GTACAACGGCATCTACAGCTACGGATAGAAGCCCAAGGGAAGTATCTACAGGCAGTTCTTGAGCAAGCTCAAGAGACCCTTGGGAAGCAGAACTTGGGCCCTGCAAGCTTGGAAGAtgcaaaagtaaaaatatcaGAACTGGTCTCACAAGTCTCAAATGAATGTCTCAGCAACGCAGTTACAGAAATAAGAGAAAGTTCAGGCATACACGGACTAGAGCCAAGGCAAATCCAGTTTGTTGAAAGTTCAGCCAATAATTGTTTGTCTGCAGCTGAAGGGTTCATCAAGGAACATAGGCTACAAAGCCATGGGGTACTCAAAGCATATGATGACAGCACTTTATTTTGCCAAAAACGCTCACAAGATCAAGACTCTCAATATTCCCTTAATAGAAGCTTAAGCGAGCGTAGAACGGGTCAATTGTACGGTGGTACAGAGTATCATAAAGCAGAGGGAAATGAAAGTGATACAGAGGTTCTACATGAGTATATCGCAACTCAAAAGAATGGTGGAGGCAGCACAACCAGTTCGACATCTGGAAGCAAAGAAGTAAATGTAGAGAAGCTATATCTTGATGAACCAAGCTGCAAAAGACAAGCAGTTGAGTACCGAAGAGAAAGCAAACTACTAGATTTTGAACAACAAAGTTCTGGGAAGAAACTTGATCTAAATACTCACAACATAGATGATAATGATCAAGGTTATAGACATTTTGACTTGAATGGCTTCAGCTGGAGTTGA